CTTGTTGTCGTAGTGCAGGATGCGATGCTCCAAATGCCAGCGCACCGCGCGCGAGAGCACCACGCGCTCCAGGTCGCGGCCCTTGCGGATCAGGTCCGGAATCGTATCCCCCTGCGTCACCCGCGTCACATCCTGGTCGATGATCGGCCCTTCATCGAGGTCCGCCGTCACATAGTGGCTTGTTGCGCCGATCAGCTTCACCCCGCGCGCAAATGCCGCGTGGTACGGCTTCGAGCCGATGAACGCCGGCAGAAACGAGTGATGCACATTGATGATCCGCGCCGGCCACTGCTCGACAAATTCGCTCGACAGAATCTGCATGTACCGCGCCAGCACCACCAGGTCCACGCGATGCTCGCGCAGCAGGCGCTGCTGCTCTTCCTCGACCGCGGCCTTATTGCCGCGCACCGGCAGCGTGTAAAAGGGAATCCCGTAAAAATTCGTCAGCGCCTCGCCGTCCGGATGGTTCCCGATCACCAGCGCGATCTCGCACTCCAGCTCGCCCGCCTTATGCCGCTGCAGCAGGTCCGCCAGGCAGTGCAGGTGCTGCGAAACGAACAGGCACACCCGCAGCCGCCGGTGCGACTCGGCAAGCTGCCAGCGCATGCGGTACTCGTCGGCGATGCGCGTAAAGCGCTGCTCGAAGACACGCTCGTGCAACAGGTGATCCTCGCACTCGAACTCCACCCGCATGAAGAAGCGGCCCAGCTCGGCATCCTGGTGCTGGCCGGCATGCAGAATGTTCGCGTCATACTCGGCCACAAGAAAGTTCATGATCGCCGCAACCAAACCCTTGCGGTCAGGACACTCAAGCAGAAGCACAGCTTTCGTCATAACGTTATCTGCCAACCAGTATCGCTGAAGAAGCCTTGCAGCGGTCATCTTCGTGATCGCCGCGGCAGTAAACTAAACGCATGCAGAACGGCCGCGTCCTCGCGCTCGATGTCGGCAAGGTGCGCATCGGCGTTGCTATCACCGACCCGCTTGGCTACACCGCGCAGCCGCTGATCACCCTTTGGCGCAAGACTCCCGGCGAGGACATGCGCAACCTGCTGCGCCTCATCCGCAAGCATGAAGTCACGGAGATCGTCATCGGCAACCCGCTCCATCTCTCCGGCGATGTGAGCCCCTGGGCCGCGAAGGTGCAGGCTCTCGCCGAAACGCTGCGCGAGCGCTCCGCGCTTCCCGTGCATCTGTGGGACGAGCGCCTCACCTCCGTCGCCGCGCACGAGCTTCTCGACGAGGCCGGCAGCAGTAAAGATCGCCACGAGCGCAAACACATCATCGACCAGGTCGCCGCCACGCTGATCCTCAAAGGCTGGATGGAAGCCCAACACAAGTAACCCGGGTGCCCCACATCTCGTTCTGTTCGAGATGTGGGTTCGCAGGATTTCGAAAATAACTGGAAAGATCCGGTGGCCCATACAAGCCCGGTGTTGGCTTGTGTGGGAAAGCACAAACGTTCCTGTCTCCACCGTAGGCTTTTGCTCGCGACCAACGGGAGCCGAAGGCCGCGCGGTTAGCGCCGCAAATTCTATAAACTAGAACGAGCGTGGCCACCGAACTCATCCTCCAGCAAACCCCGGACGACGCCGATTTTCTTGGCAAGCGCGAGCAGTTGGCCGCCGCGCGCGCCACCCTCGCCGAGCGCGAGTCAGAGCTGACCCAGCTGCGCACCAGGCTCAAGGCCTTCGAGAGCCGCTACCTTCGCCAGGTCGGCATCCTCTACGCCGATCTCGACGACATCGAAGCCCGCATCGCCGAGCGCGAGGTCGATCTCTATGACTCCGACTCCGCGCGCGAACGCGCCGAAGAAGCCCGCCAGCGCGCGCAGGAGACGCATGACGCCGCCTTCGGGCAGGCGCATGAACCCGAGGCCGTCGAAGCGCCGCCCAGCCTCAAAACGCTGTTTCGTGAGGTCGCGCGCCGCATCCATCCCGACTTTGCCCGCGACGACGAAGAGCAGCGCTACTTCACCCTGCTGATGGCCCGCGCCAACCACGCCTACAGCCGCGGCGACGCAGAAACCCTGCAGCGCCTGCTCGATGACCAGATCGAGATCGACGCACCCGCCAACAGCGAGCGCGCCTCGGCCGAGTTCCTCCGCGCCGCGCGCCAGCTTCAGCACGTGCGCCGCGATATCGCCATTCTCGAAGCGGAAAAACACACCCTGCTCTCGAGCGAAATCGCCCATCTTTACATCGAATCCGAAGCCGCCGAGCGCGAGCATCGTGACCTGCTCACCGAGCTCGCTACCAGCCTCCGCGAGCAGATTGCCGAAGCCCAGTATCGTCTCGACTTCACCGACCGCCAGGTCCGCGCGCAGAAAAGATAACGGCGCACATGAACGAGAACAAGCCCACAGGCATCCAGCACATCCCCGCGGCAACAGGTCTCGCGCTCGGCGGCTCGCGCTCGAGCCTCGTCGCCCGCGCCCGCCGCGACGCATCCGCTGCGGCCGCAAACCCGCACTACCAGCAGGCTGTGGCCGACTACAACGCCGGAAACATCGCCGCCGCAGCCGCAGGCTTCCAGCTGGCCGCCGAACAGGGCCACGCCGAAGCGCAGTACATGTTAAGTACTTTGTATGATGCAGGCCATGGCCTTCCCCAGGACAACGCCCAGGCCGCACACTGGGAGCGCAAGGCCGCCGAGCAGGGTCACGCCTACGCGCAGGCCAACCTGAGTTTTCGTTACTACGCGGCCGGAGATTTCCCCGAAGCCTTCCAATGGTGCCAGCGCGCCGCACACGCGAAGCTCGCCTGGGCGCAGTACCACGTCGGCCTCATGTATCGAAAGGGCGAAGGCATCGCGCAGAGCAACGCGGAAGCCGCGCACTGGTATCGCCTCGCCGCCACGCAGAATTTTCCCGAAGCACAGCAGAAGCTGGCCGAGCTGTATTACTTCGGCCAGGGCGTGCCGCGCAGCTACACGCAGGCCGCGCAGTGGTATCGCCAGGCCGCGGCCAACGGTAACGCAGAAGCCCAGTTCCAGCTCGGTCATCTCTACGCCATAGGGCAGGGCGTCGAGCACGACTACACGCAGTCACGCCACTGGATCAGGCAGGCCGCGCAGCAGGGCCACGAGCAGGCCATCCGCGAGCTCAAGCGCCGCGAGTATCGCGACCCATAGCATGGTGTCGAAAACGGCTTGCGGCCAACGGGAGCAGGTGCCGAAGGCAAAAGGCCTGGACGGCCAGTCCCGTACTGCGCGGAGCAGCTTCAGCTCTGCTGTTGCGGCTCCACCCGCAACGGCAGCCGCAACGTCGCCAGCGCCAGCACCGCATGCAGAATACTTAACAACGCAAACGATGCTACGAACGCCTGCGCAGGCAAACCCGCCGTCATCCTCCACGCAAGCACCGTTGCGCACACCGTCGTCAGCGTAGGGCCGCCCAGCCGCTGCACAATGTTCATCGAGGTCGTCGCCATGGGCAGCTCTTCCTTGCGCACCGAGCTGTAGGCGCCCGTCACCGAAGGCAGACCCACCGCGCTCAGGCCCGCTCCGCGCAAAAACAGCGCTGCAACCAGCACCGCAATCGACAACATATGCCCGGCCAGGTACACCAGCGGCAGCGTGCCAGCCAGCGCCAGCACTGCGCCGCCCGCCGCAAGCCTGCGGATGCCGAAACGCTCGGTAAACGCGCCCATCAGCGGAAAGGTGCACATCATGCCCAGGCCCAACGAGGCCATCATCCAGCCCGTCGCCGCCTCGGTCCTGCCACACAGCCGGATCAGGTAAACCGGCACCAGCATCTGCCCCGCGAACATCAGCCCGTTGCCGATGAACTGCGCGACCGCAGCCGCCGAAAACACCCTGCTGCGAAAGAGCTGCAGATCGACGATGGCCCGCTCCTGCTTGTGCACGGCCACGCGGAAGAAACCCGCCAGCAGCAGCACCGCCAGCGCCAGCGCGGCCTGCCCCATACGCTCGCGAAAGTACTCCGCGCCATAGAGAAACACCACCAGTCCAGGCGAGAGCAGAAGAAATCCCGCGAAATCGAAGGGCCGTCTCTGCGCGGCTTCGCGCTCACGAGGAAGAAACACGAAGGCCAGCGCCAGTCCCAGCACGCCCAGCGGCAGGTTGAAGAAAAATAGCCATCGCCATGAGCCGTGCATTAGGATCGCGCCCGCCAGCACCGGGCCCACCACCGGCCCCAGCAGGATCGGCATCGAGACATAGCCGAAGACCCGCGCCATATTCCTGCCCGCCACGCGCGCCATCATCATCTGCGCCAGCGGAGCCATCAGTCCGCCGCTCGCGCCCTGCACCACGCGGAACGCGATCAACGAAGGTGTCGACCACGCCAGGCCGCACAGCCCGGAGAAGAGCGTGAAGGCCGCGAAGCACCACAGGTAGAGCGCCCGCGCGCCCATGCGCTCCACCAGCCACGCATTCAGCGGCAGCATCAGGGCCAGCGCCAGCAGATAGCCGCTGATCACCCACTGGATCGTCGCCAGACTGCTGCGCAGGCTCATAACCAGCGCGGGCAGCGCCACGTTGACCACCGTCGCATCCATCTGCGCCATCAGCGAGCCCAGCACCGCCACCGCGCCCACCTTCCAGATCAGCTTCGTGCTCTCCTCCAAACGGCTCCCCGCTTTTCATCCGGCGACTTCATCTCGTCCGGCATTTTCGCTAATAATGAAGATGCTATGTCCAAGCAGCAATTTCAGACAGAAGTCTCCCAGCTCCTGCAGCTGATCGTTCATTCGCTCTACTCTCACCCGGAGATCTTTCTCCGCGAGCTCATCTCCAACTCCTCCGACGCGCTCGACAAGCTCCGCCACCTCACGCTCGTCGATGAGAAGTACAAGGCCCTCATCGGCACCAGCATCGCCGCGCCGCGCATCGATCTCGACCTCAACGAAGCCCGGAAAACCCTCACCCTTTCCGATACCGGCATCGGCATGAACGAGGAAGACCTCGTCTCGCACCTCGGCACCATCGCTCGCTCCGGAACCAGGAACTTCCTCGCCCAGCTTTCCGGTGACGCGAAGAAGGACTCGAACCTCATCGGCCAGTTCGGCGTCGGCTTCTACTCGGTCTTCATGGTCGCCGACAAGGTCGAAGTCTTCTCGCGCAAGGCCGGGGAAGACAAAACCTGGAAGTGGACCTCCGACGGCAAGACCGGCTTCGAGCTCGAAGAGGCTTCAGGCGCGGAAGCCCGCAGCACCGCCGGCACCACCGTCCTCATTCACTTCAACGAAGAGGGTGCGCAGTACGCCAACGGCTGGCGCCTGCAGGAGATCGTCAAGAAGTATTCCAACCACATCGCCTTCCCCATCTTCCTCACCTACGAGAAGAGCGAGTGGAACGAAGAGACGAAGACCTCCGAGAAGACCCGCGTCACCGAGCAGGTGAACGCCGCCAGCGCCATGTGGCAGCGTCCCAAGTCCGAGCTCACCGACGAGGACTACAAGGAGTTCTACAAGTCCATCACCGGCGACTGGGAAGATCCGCTCTTCTGGTTCCACACCCGCGCCGAAGGCACCTACGAATACACCACGCTCTTCTACATCCCGGCCAAGGCCCCCATGGACCTCTACCAGGCCGATTACAAGGGCGGCATCAAGCTGTATGTGAAGCGCGTCTTCATCATGGATGACTCGAAGGAGCTGCTGCCGCAGTATCTCCGCTTCGTGCGCGGCATCATCGACTCCGAAGACCTGCCGCTCAACGTCTCGCGCGAGATCCTGCAGCAGAACAAGGTCCTCAACACGATCAAGACCGCGAGCGTGAAGAAGATCCTCTCCGAGCTGAAGTCGATCGCCACGAACGACAAGGAGAAGTACGCGCAGTTCATCGCCGAGTACAACCGTCCGCTCAAGGAAGGCGTCTACGGCGACTTCGCCAACCGCGACACGCTGCTCGACCTCGTCCGCTTCAAGTCGACCAGCGTCGATGGCCTCACCTCGCTCGCCGATGCGAAGGCGCGCATGCAGCCGGAGCAGAAGGCGCTCTATTACATCACCGGCGGCAGCGAGAGCATGCTGCGCAACTCGCCGCTGCTCGAGATCTACAAGAAGAAGGGCATCGAAGTCCTCATCCTCGACGACGACATCGATGAGATCGTCTTCTCGACCGTGCCGCAGTACGACGGAGTCGACTTCAAGTCGGTGAACAAGTCCGGCGCCGGAGAAGACCTCAAGGACGAGTCCACGCCGGAGGAGACCGCAGAGAAGACCGAAGCGCTCAAGCCGCTGCTCGAGAAGATCAAGGCCACACTCGGCGAAGCGGTCAAGGAAGTCCGCGCCTCGGCACGCCTCGCCGAAAGCCCCTCCGTGATCGTCTCCGACGAGGACGAGCCCAGCGCCCGCATGCGCCAGATGATGCAGGCCATGGGTCAGAAGGGTATGCCCGAGCCGCAGCCCACGCTCGAGATCAACCCCGATCACGAGATCATCCGCAAGCTGCTCTCCGACCCCGGCAACAGCAAGGTGGAAGACGCCGCATGGCTGCTCTTCGACCAGGCGCTGCTGCTCGAAGGCGTGCCGCTCAAGGACCCGGCAACCTTCGTCCAGCGCCTCAACCGCGTGCTGAACCAGTCGATTTAGCCTGATTCTCAGCAGGAAGCAGCGACGCCTCCCCATCCGGGAGGCGTCGCTCGTTGCGGGGGAGGAGCCTTCGATGCCGCGGGAAAAGATCCGTCTTGCCCCGGAATTCCCGCCCCCTGCCGTTCCAAAAAATGGAACACTCCCTTGCGGTCCACGGAGCCCTCTGTGTAGTTTAAAAAAATACCTGTTTGAGAGGGAGAGGATGCCTGGAGGCGAGGGGATGAAGTCTGCCGATGCGTGCGCTGCCGGCAGCCTTTTCTGCAAAGCACGGAAAATACGGTTTTTCAGGTGCCTCGTCTTCGGCGCCGCCATCGCTGCATTTCTACTCGGCACGGCCAATGCGCATGCCCGGACGCTGCATCGCCATCCGCGATTCCACGCCGTCATGCATATGCTGTTCGATACCCCGCTGCCCAGCGACGGCCTGATGCCCCTGCTGCCGGACTCTCTTCCGACCGCCGGCAAGCCCTATGAGCTGAAGCTCACCCGGCAGGAAGACGGCCAGAGCATCGACGTCGTTTACCGCATCGGCGATATCTATATTCCCCAGGCGCTGGATGCGCTGAACCGGTTTCTCCACGACACCCACAACGGCGAGGTGGCGAGCTACGATCCGCGCACCTTTGACGTGCTGCACACGATCCTCGTGGCGCTGGGCAAATCGTCGGATGCCGTAGATATTCTGTCGGCCTACCGCACGCAGCAGACGAATGACTGGCTGCGCGAGCAGGGCGGCACCAACGCCGCCGAGCACTCCCAGCACATCGTGGCCAAGGCGCTGGATATCCGCGTGCCCGGCGTCTCGGCCAATATCCTGCGCGATGCCGCGCTCTCCCTGCATGCCGGAGGCGTGGGCTACTATCCGCGCAGCCAGTTCGTGCATGTGGATGTGGGCCCGGTTCGCCAGTGGACCTATTCCCCGCACGAGCGCTATACCCGCGGCGGCCATGACCGGCACGCCCATGCGCGCATCAGACACGCCAGCTAGGGCGTATCCACCTATAGAGGCATCAGAAATAAAAAACTTACCCCCGCATTGTCATCCCGACCGGAGCGCAGCGAAGTGGAGGGACCTGCGGTTCTCTCTCTACACAGGCACGAAAAAGGATGCCCCATCCAAGCTCCGCTTGGGTGGGAA
The Silvibacterium dinghuense DNA segment above includes these coding regions:
- the htpG gene encoding molecular chaperone HtpG — protein: MSKQQFQTEVSQLLQLIVHSLYSHPEIFLRELISNSSDALDKLRHLTLVDEKYKALIGTSIAAPRIDLDLNEARKTLTLSDTGIGMNEEDLVSHLGTIARSGTRNFLAQLSGDAKKDSNLIGQFGVGFYSVFMVADKVEVFSRKAGEDKTWKWTSDGKTGFELEEASGAEARSTAGTTVLIHFNEEGAQYANGWRLQEIVKKYSNHIAFPIFLTYEKSEWNEETKTSEKTRVTEQVNAASAMWQRPKSELTDEDYKEFYKSITGDWEDPLFWFHTRAEGTYEYTTLFYIPAKAPMDLYQADYKGGIKLYVKRVFIMDDSKELLPQYLRFVRGIIDSEDLPLNVSREILQQNKVLNTIKTASVKKILSELKSIATNDKEKYAQFIAEYNRPLKEGVYGDFANRDTLLDLVRFKSTSVDGLTSLADAKARMQPEQKALYYITGGSESMLRNSPLLEIYKKKGIEVLILDDDIDEIVFSTVPQYDGVDFKSVNKSGAGEDLKDESTPEETAEKTEALKPLLEKIKATLGEAVKEVRASARLAESPSVIVSDEDEPSARMRQMMQAMGQKGMPEPQPTLEINPDHEIIRKLLSDPGNSKVEDAAWLLFDQALLLEGVPLKDPATFVQRLNRVLNQSI
- the purU gene encoding formyltetrahydrofolate deformylase, which translates into the protein MTKAVLLLECPDRKGLVAAIMNFLVAEYDANILHAGQHQDAELGRFFMRVEFECEDHLLHERVFEQRFTRIADEYRMRWQLAESHRRLRVCLFVSQHLHCLADLLQRHKAGELECEIALVIGNHPDGEALTNFYGIPFYTLPVRGNKAAVEEEQQRLLREHRVDLVVLARYMQILSSEFVEQWPARIINVHHSFLPAFIGSKPYHAAFARGVKLIGATSHYVTADLDEGPIIDQDVTRVTQGDTIPDLIRKGRDLERVVLSRAVRWHLEHRILHYDNKTVIFD
- a CDS encoding DHA2 family efflux MFS transporter permease subunit, producing MEESTKLIWKVGAVAVLGSLMAQMDATVVNVALPALVMSLRSSLATIQWVISGYLLALALMLPLNAWLVERMGARALYLWCFAAFTLFSGLCGLAWSTPSLIAFRVVQGASGGLMAPLAQMMMARVAGRNMARVFGYVSMPILLGPVVGPVLAGAILMHGSWRWLFFFNLPLGVLGLALAFVFLPREREAAQRRPFDFAGFLLLSPGLVVFLYGAEYFRERMGQAALALAVLLLAGFFRVAVHKQERAIVDLQLFRSRVFSAAAVAQFIGNGLMFAGQMLVPVYLIRLCGRTEAATGWMMASLGLGMMCTFPLMGAFTERFGIRRLAAGGAVLALAGTLPLVYLAGHMLSIAVLVAALFLRGAGLSAVGLPSVTGAYSSVRKEELPMATTSMNIVQRLGGPTLTTVCATVLAWRMTAGLPAQAFVASFALLSILHAVLALATLRLPLRVEPQQQS
- a CDS encoding tetratricopeptide repeat protein, producing the protein MNENKPTGIQHIPAATGLALGGSRSSLVARARRDASAAAANPHYQQAVADYNAGNIAAAAAGFQLAAEQGHAEAQYMLSTLYDAGHGLPQDNAQAAHWERKAAEQGHAYAQANLSFRYYAAGDFPEAFQWCQRAAHAKLAWAQYHVGLMYRKGEGIAQSNAEAAHWYRLAATQNFPEAQQKLAELYYFGQGVPRSYTQAAQWYRQAAANGNAEAQFQLGHLYAIGQGVEHDYTQSRHWIRQAAQQGHEQAIRELKRREYRDP
- a CDS encoding YcbK family protein; this translates as MKSADACAAGSLFCKARKIRFFRCLVFGAAIAAFLLGTANAHARTLHRHPRFHAVMHMLFDTPLPSDGLMPLLPDSLPTAGKPYELKLTRQEDGQSIDVVYRIGDIYIPQALDALNRFLHDTHNGEVASYDPRTFDVLHTILVALGKSSDAVDILSAYRTQQTNDWLREQGGTNAAEHSQHIVAKALDIRVPGVSANILRDAALSLHAGGVGYYPRSQFVHVDVGPVRQWTYSPHERYTRGGHDRHAHARIRHAS
- the ruvX gene encoding Holliday junction resolvase RuvX, whose product is MQNGRVLALDVGKVRIGVAITDPLGYTAQPLITLWRKTPGEDMRNLLRLIRKHEVTEIVIGNPLHLSGDVSPWAAKVQALAETLRERSALPVHLWDERLTSVAAHELLDEAGSSKDRHERKHIIDQVAATLILKGWMEAQHK